A single window of Streptomyces sudanensis DNA harbors:
- a CDS encoding DUF397 domain-containing protein, translating to MSSGTTELAWFKSSYSGSEGDSCVEIAMAEQAVHIRDSKDVTRPAFAVGRDGWGRFVRFASER from the coding sequence ATGAGCAGCGGTACGACGGAACTCGCCTGGTTCAAGTCCAGCTACAGCGGCAGCGAGGGCGACAGCTGTGTGGAGATCGCGATGGCCGAACAGGCCGTCCACATAAGGGACTCCAAGGACGTGACCCGTCCGGCGTTCGCCGTCGGCCGTGACGGCTGGGGCCGGTTCGTACGGTTCGCGTCCGAGCGCTGA
- a CDS encoding DUF397 domain-containing protein, which translates to MNSGTPELAWFKSSYSGSEGDDCVEVAMAEQAVHIRDSKDVTRPAFAVGRGGWGRFVRFASER; encoded by the coding sequence ATGAACAGCGGTACACCGGAACTCGCCTGGTTCAAGTCCAGTTACAGCGGCAGCGAGGGCGATGACTGCGTGGAGGTCGCGATGGCCGAACAGGCCGTCCACATAAGGGACTCCAAGGACGTGACCCGTCCGGCGTTCGCCGTCGGCCGTGGCGGCTGGGGCCGGTTCGTACGGTTCGCGTCGGAACGCTGA